A single region of the Lotus japonicus ecotype B-129 chromosome 4, LjGifu_v1.2 genome encodes:
- the LOC130714371 gene encoding uncharacterized protein LOC130714371 isoform X4 produces the protein MNPSEIKPTNNSDQVIPLERVNQQLNPKLNQVAIEDMPQPGIMDPAEIKPASLQDERIMRERVHLRLDPKSNLVPIEDMPQPRFMDPAEINQYEVIPPERVHLRLDPKSNLVPIEDMPQPRFMDPAEINQDEVIPPAKPDTDLYDAKRKAEAPAVNDSQICLIQKPKKEWACMLCRVTASDENSLNVHLNGKKHKAKEAALEAEKIIKSSFSLLSPTKNVKSTETINTTTSGLNAKADIKTHQALGGEDSTQQNNLDEVIVQAKPDTDLYDAKQKAEAPAVNDSQIFLIQKPKKEWGCMLCGVTASDENSLNVHLNGKKHKAKEAALEAEKIVKSTFSLLSPTKNVKSTETINTTTSGLNAKADIKTHQALGGKDMTQQNNLDEVIVLAKPDTDLYDAKRKAEAPAVNDSQICLIKKPKKEWGCMLCGVTAFDENSLNVHLNGKKHKAKEAALEAEKIVKSTFSLLSPPKNLKSTDTIITTTSGLNAKEDIKTHKASGEDDMTQQNNLDEVIVQVKPDTDLYDAKRKAEAPAVNDSQIYLIKKPKKEWGCMLCGVTAFDENSLNVHLNGKKHKAKEAALEAEKIVKSTFSLLSPTKNLKSTDTIITTTSGLNAKEDIKTHQALGGEDMTQQNNLNEVIVQAKPDTDLYDAKRKAEAPAVNDSQFGLIKKPKEWGCMLCGVTAPDENSLNLHLNGKKHKTKEAALEAEKIVMSTFSLLSLTKNLKSTDTIITTTSGLNAKEDIKTHQALGGEDMTQQNVDSSAAEANKEEQVVQKSQNIGVSEINEVTTEEADKTNAFVGREMKFWGCKLCGVTATDASSLNAHLFGRKHKAREAALGAEKTVRSTTSSLSAMKNVKSTETIINTTSGLDAKAWGGEDESQKNVDSSAVDANKEEQVVQKSQNIGVSEINEVTTEEAGKTNALVGRKRELWCDICGISATSQLQMEDHKKGSKHRRRMELTSYADKFL, from the exons ATGAACCCTTCTGAAATCAAACCAACTAATAACTCAGATCAAGTTATCCCGCTG GAGCGAGTGAATCAGCAGTTGAACCCCAAATTGAACCAGGTTGCAATTGAGGATATGCCACAACCTGGTATTATGGACCCTGCTGAAATCAAACCGGCTAGTCTCCAAGATGAACGTATCATGCGG GAGCGAGTGCATCTGCGGTTGGATCCGAAATCAAACCTGGTTCCAATTGAGGACATGCCACAACCTCGTTTTATGGACCCTGCTGAGATCAACCAATATGAAGTTATTCCGCCG GAGCGAGTGCATCTGCGGTTGGATCCGAAATCAAACCTGGTTCCAATTGAGGACATGCCACAACCTCGTTTTATGGACCCTGCTGAGATCAACCAAGATGAAGTTATTCCGCCG GCTAAGCCAGATACTGATCTCTATGATGCAAAGCGAAAAGCCGAGGCACCTGCTGTTAATGATTCCCAAATTTGTTTGATTCAAAAACCCAAGAAGGAGTGGGCATGCATGCTATGTAGAGTCACTGCTTCCGATGAGAACAGTTTGAATGTGCACCTAAATGGTAAGAAGCACAAGGCCAAGGAAGCTGCACTGGAAGCTGAGAAGATTATCAAGAGCTCATTTTCATTACTGTCACCAACGAAGAATGTGAAGTCGACTGAAACTATCAACACCACAACTTCAGGGTTGAATGCAAAAGCAGATATCAAGACACATCAAGCCTTGGGAGGGGAAGACTCGACTCAGCAAAATAACCTAGATGAAGTTATCGTGCAG GCTAAGCCAGACACTGATCTTTATGATGCAAAGCAAAAAGCCGAGGCACCTGCTGTTAATGATTCCCAAatttttttgattcaaaaacCCAAGAAGGAGTGGGGATGCATGCTATGTGGAGTCACTGCCTCCGATGAGAACAGTTTGAATGTGCACCTAAATGGTAAGAAGCACAAGGCCAAGGAAGCTGCACTGGAAGCTGAGAAGATTGTCAAGAGCACATTTTCATTACTGTCACCAACGAAGAATGTGAAGTCGACTGAAACTATCAACACCACAACTTCAGGGTTGAATGCAAAAGCAGATATCAAGACACATCAAGCCTTGGGAGGGAAAGACATGACACAGCAAAATAACCTAGATGAAGTTATCGTGCTG GCTAAGCCAGACACTGATCTTTATGATGCAAAGCGAAAAGCCGAAGCACCTGCTGTTAATGATTCCCAAATTTGTTTGATTAAAAAACCCAAGAAGGAGTGGGGATGCATGCTATGTGGAGTCACTGCCTTCGATGAGAACAGTTTGAATGTGCATCTAAATGGTAAGAAGCACAAGGCCAAGGAAGCTGCACTGGAAGCTGAGAAGATTGTCAAGAGCACATTTTCATTACTGTCACCACCGAAGAATTTGAAGTCGACTGATACTATCATCACCACAACTTCAGGGTTGAATGCAAAAGAAGATATCAAGACACATAAAGCCTCAGGAGAGGATGACATGACTCAGCAAAATAACCTAGATGAAGTTATCGTGCAG GTTAAGCCAGACACCGATCTTTATGATGCAAAGCGAAAAGCCGAAGCACCTGCTGTTAATGATTCCcaaatttatttgattaaaaaaccCAAGAAGGAGTGGGGATGCATGCTATGTGGAGTCACTGCCTTCGATGAGAATAGTTTGAATGTGCACCTAAATGGTAAGAAGCACAAGGCCAAGGAAGCTGCACTGGAAGCTGAGAAGATTGTCAAGAGCACATTTTCATTACTGTCACCAACGAAGAATTTGAAGTCGACTGATACTATCATCACCACAACTTCAGGGTTGAATGCAAAAGAAGATATCAAGACACATCAAGCCTTGGGAGGGGAAGACATGACTCAGCAAAATAACCTAAATGAAGTTATCGTGCAG GCTAAGCCAGACACTGATCTTTATGATGCAAAGCGAAAAGCCGAGGCTCCTGCTGTTAATGATTCCCAATTTGGTTTGATTAAAAAACCCAAGGAGTGGGGATGCATGCTATGTGGAGTCACTGCCCCCGATGAGAACAGTTTAAATTTGCACCTAAATGGTAAGAAGCACAAGACCAAGGAAGCTGCACTGGAAGCTGAGAAGATTGTCATGAGCACATTTTCATTACTGTCACTAACGAAGAATTTGAAGTCGACTGATACTATCATCACCACAACTTCAGGGTTGAATGCAAAAGAAGATATCAAGACACATCAAGCCTTGGGAGGGGAAGACATGACTCAGCAAAATGTTGATTCAAGTGCAGCTGAAGCTAACAAAGAGGAGCAGGTAGTACAGAAAAGCCAAAACATTGGTGTTTCTGAGATCAATGAAGTAACAACTGAGGAAGCTGATAAAACAAACGCGTTCGTAGGGAGGGAGATGAAGTTCTGGGGATGCAAGCTATGTGGAGTCACTGCCACCGATGCGAGCAGTTTGAATGCGCACCTGTTTGGTAGGAAGCACAAGGCCAGGGAAGCTGCACTGGGAGCTGAGAAGACCGTTAGGAGCACCACTTCATCACTGTCAGCGATGAAGAATGTCAAGTCAACTGAAACTATCATTAATACAACTTCAGGGTTGGATGCAAAAGCCTGGGGAGGGGAAGACGAGTCTCAGAAAAATGTTGATTCAAGTGCAGTGGATGCTAACAAAGAGGAGCAGGTAGTTCAGAAAAGCCAAAACATTGGTGTTTCTGAGATCAATGAAGTAACAACTGAAGAAGCTGGGAAAACAAACGCGTTGGTGGGGAGGAAGAGGGAGTTATGGTGTGACATTTGTGGAATTAGTGCTACCTCTCAACTTCAGATGGAAGACCACAAAAAAGGGAGCAAACATCGTAGACGAATGGAGCTCACATCCTATGCAGATAAATTTTTATGA